One window of the uncultured Paludibaculum sp. genome contains the following:
- the metH gene encoding methionine synthase gives MNNWQDRQKALLDALATRILVLDGAMGTMIQQRNPTMEDWGGSKFENCSENILFTHPEWIKDVHRAYYTAGSDIVETNSFGGHLITLAEFGIEDKCLEVNALAARLAREAAAEFDQPGRPRFVAGSIGPTTRAISVSGGVTFQQLRDGYYLQAKGLVEGGADLLLVETCNDTRTIKSALLAIDQLSKELGRRIPVVVSGTIEPMGTMLAGQTADAFYTSIAHADLLAVGLNCATGPEFMTDHIRTIHELSKTRVSCYPNAGLPNEEGKYDTTPTSLASQLEKFVDHGWLNIIGGCCGTTPEHIQAISQMVQTKAPRGPAQATHKAYFSGVEMVEAEDSNRPLIVGERTNVIGSRLFKNLVAAEQWEEATDIARRQVRNGAHIIDVCLQSSDREEINDIPAFYDKLIRKIKAPIMIDTTDPKAVELSLTYCQGKSIINSINLEDGEEKFERICPIAKAYGAALVVGTIDEDPVEAQAFRRERKLAVAQRSVDLLTTKYGIPPEDIIIDPLVFPCATGDENYIGGSVETIEALRLIKANIPYVKTVLGVSNVSFGLPGSAREVVNSVFLYYATKAGLDLAIVNAEKLERFASIPVEERRLAEALLFNTPPTSMPGVSDDWREQSREEKIAVNQHNIAAISEHFRGAQARVKKVTAELPLDERLGNYIIEGTKDGLVEDLERKRAEGMAPLDIINGPLMTGMAEVGRLFNNNELIVAEVLQSAEAMKTAVSHLEQYMEKADTAARGKIVLATVKGDVHDIGKNLVEIILANNGYTVVNLGIKVPPEELIKAFKQHQPDAIGLSGLLVKSAQQMVITGEDLKNAGVNVPLLVGGAALSERYTTGKIGPAYSSPTFYAKDAMTGLRLMNEIMDPETRDASLSTHTFTVPAALPAASSESTVKFEAGTERSSKVSTAVPIPPAPYLDRKVRDVPQLAEVWSYINPFMLYGRHLGYKGNFEKALHEREEKALGLFHDLEEVKQYALGFMKIRAVWRFFEAERAGNDIQLFEPGAAQPLHTFHFARQNKPAGLCLSDYVLDPDENGRRDHMAMFVVTAGEGVREHSEAAKAKGEFFKAHALQALAIETAEATAEWLHRRLREDWGTPDPPSLTMHERFTSRYRGKRYSFGYPACPNLDDQQDLFRLLRPEDIGVQLTEGMMMEPEASVSALVFHHPDCAYFSADAAEEVVAG, from the coding sequence ATGAATAACTGGCAAGACCGCCAAAAGGCTCTACTAGACGCCCTCGCCACACGCATCCTCGTACTGGATGGGGCGATGGGCACTATGATCCAACAACGCAATCCCACCATGGAGGATTGGGGCGGCTCGAAGTTTGAGAACTGTTCGGAAAACATCCTCTTCACCCATCCCGAGTGGATCAAGGACGTCCATCGCGCGTATTACACCGCCGGGTCCGACATCGTCGAAACGAACTCGTTCGGTGGCCACCTCATCACGCTGGCCGAGTTCGGCATTGAGGACAAGTGCCTGGAAGTGAACGCGCTGGCGGCGCGTCTGGCGCGCGAAGCGGCGGCCGAATTCGACCAGCCCGGCCGTCCGCGATTTGTCGCCGGCTCGATCGGACCCACGACCCGCGCCATCTCCGTCTCCGGCGGTGTCACGTTCCAGCAGTTGCGCGACGGCTACTACCTGCAGGCGAAGGGCCTGGTGGAAGGCGGCGCCGACCTGCTGCTCGTGGAGACGTGCAACGACACGCGCACCATCAAGTCCGCCCTGCTGGCCATTGATCAGCTCTCGAAGGAACTCGGCCGCCGCATCCCGGTGGTCGTCTCGGGCACGATCGAACCGATGGGCACGATGCTCGCCGGCCAGACGGCCGACGCGTTCTATACGTCCATTGCGCATGCTGATCTGCTGGCTGTTGGCCTGAATTGCGCCACCGGCCCCGAGTTCATGACGGATCACATCCGCACCATTCATGAACTGTCGAAGACGCGTGTCTCGTGCTATCCCAATGCCGGCCTGCCCAACGAGGAAGGGAAGTACGACACCACGCCTACGTCCCTCGCCAGCCAACTCGAGAAGTTTGTTGATCACGGTTGGCTGAACATCATCGGCGGCTGCTGCGGCACCACGCCGGAGCACATCCAGGCCATCTCGCAGATGGTGCAGACCAAGGCGCCGCGCGGGCCTGCTCAGGCGACACACAAGGCTTACTTCTCCGGCGTCGAAATGGTGGAAGCCGAAGACTCCAACCGGCCGCTGATCGTGGGCGAACGCACGAACGTCATCGGAAGCCGGTTGTTCAAGAATCTGGTCGCGGCCGAGCAGTGGGAAGAGGCGACCGACATCGCACGCCGCCAGGTGCGCAACGGCGCGCACATCATCGATGTCTGTCTGCAATCGTCCGACCGCGAAGAGATCAATGACATTCCGGCGTTCTATGACAAGCTGATCCGCAAGATCAAGGCGCCGATCATGATCGACACCACGGATCCCAAGGCCGTTGAGCTGTCGCTCACTTACTGCCAGGGTAAGTCGATCATCAATTCGATCAACCTCGAGGATGGCGAGGAGAAGTTCGAGCGAATCTGTCCCATCGCCAAGGCTTACGGTGCGGCGCTGGTTGTCGGCACCATTGATGAGGACCCGGTGGAAGCTCAGGCTTTCCGCCGCGAGCGCAAGCTGGCCGTGGCCCAGCGTAGCGTCGATCTGCTCACGACGAAGTACGGCATTCCTCCGGAAGACATCATCATCGATCCTCTGGTTTTTCCCTGCGCTACCGGTGACGAGAACTACATTGGCGGCTCAGTGGAGACCATCGAGGCTCTACGGCTGATCAAGGCGAACATCCCGTACGTCAAGACGGTCCTGGGTGTCTCCAACGTCTCCTTCGGTCTGCCCGGCTCGGCCCGTGAGGTCGTCAACTCGGTTTTCCTGTACTACGCGACCAAGGCGGGGCTCGATCTGGCCATCGTCAATGCGGAAAAGCTCGAACGCTTTGCTTCGATCCCGGTGGAAGAGCGGCGGTTGGCCGAGGCTCTGCTGTTCAACACGCCGCCCACTTCGATGCCCGGAGTCTCGGACGACTGGCGCGAGCAGTCGCGTGAGGAGAAGATCGCCGTCAACCAGCACAACATTGCCGCGATCAGCGAGCATTTCCGCGGAGCCCAGGCCCGAGTGAAGAAGGTGACCGCCGAACTTCCTCTCGACGAGCGGTTGGGCAACTACATTATCGAAGGCACCAAGGACGGATTGGTCGAGGACCTGGAGCGCAAGCGCGCCGAGGGCATGGCTCCGCTCGATATCATCAACGGTCCGCTGATGACCGGCATGGCCGAGGTCGGCCGTCTCTTCAACAACAACGAATTGATCGTTGCTGAAGTGCTGCAATCGGCCGAGGCGATGAAGACGGCGGTCAGCCATCTCGAGCAGTACATGGAGAAGGCGGACACCGCGGCGCGCGGCAAGATCGTGCTGGCCACCGTGAAGGGCGACGTCCACGACATCGGCAAGAATCTGGTCGAGATTATCCTGGCGAACAACGGCTATACCGTGGTCAACCTCGGTATCAAGGTTCCGCCGGAGGAGCTGATTAAGGCCTTCAAGCAGCACCAACCGGATGCCATCGGCCTCTCGGGTCTGCTGGTGAAATCGGCGCAGCAAATGGTGATCACGGGCGAGGATTTGAAGAACGCGGGTGTCAACGTGCCCCTGCTGGTGGGTGGGGCCGCGCTGAGCGAACGCTACACGACGGGCAAGATCGGGCCGGCCTATTCGTCACCAACGTTCTATGCCAAGGACGCGATGACGGGTCTGCGCCTGATGAACGAGATCATGGATCCGGAGACGCGCGACGCCTCTCTATCCACACACACGTTTACGGTTCCCGCCGCCCTGCCCGCGGCCAGCAGTGAATCGACGGTGAAGTTCGAAGCCGGTACGGAGAGGTCGTCCAAGGTCAGCACGGCTGTACCGATCCCGCCCGCGCCCTATCTCGACCGCAAGGTGCGCGATGTGCCGCAACTGGCCGAGGTCTGGTCATACATCAATCCCTTCATGCTCTACGGCCGCCACCTTGGCTACAAGGGCAACTTCGAGAAGGCTCTGCACGAGCGGGAGGAGAAGGCCCTGGGGCTCTTCCATGATCTGGAAGAGGTGAAGCAGTACGCGTTGGGCTTCATGAAGATCCGCGCCGTGTGGCGCTTCTTCGAGGCCGAACGCGCGGGCAACGACATCCAGCTCTTTGAGCCTGGCGCCGCCCAGCCCCTCCACACCTTCCACTTCGCGCGGCAGAACAAACCCGCGGGTTTGTGTTTGAGCGACTACGTCCTTGATCCGGATGAAAACGGCCGCCGCGATCACATGGCGATGTTCGTGGTTACAGCCGGTGAAGGCGTGCGCGAGCACTCCGAGGCGGCCAAGGCCAAGGGCGAATTCTTCAAGGCGCATGCTTTGCAGGCCCTGGCCATCGAGACCGCCGAAGCGACGGCCGAGTGGCTCCACCGGCGGCTGCGCGAAGACTGGGGCACGCCGGATCCGCCGTCGCTCACGATGCACGAGCGCTTCACGTCCCGCTATCGCGGCAAGCGCTACAGCTTCGGCTATCCGGCCTGCCCGAACCTCGACGACCAGCAGGATCTATTCCGGCTGCTGCGGCCCGAGGACATTGGCGTCCAGCTTACCGAAGGCATGATGATGGAGCCGGAGGCGTCCGTCAGTGCGTTAGTCTTCCATCACCCCGACTGCGCCTACTTCTCGGCCGACGCGGCTGAAGAAGTCGTTGCGGGGTAG